The Candidatus Bathyarchaeota archaeon genome has a segment encoding these proteins:
- a CDS encoding dihydrodipicolinate reductase, with translation MGNPNKQGKTELKPVKVVSYGIGVIGRRLARHLLTKKGVEIVGAIDINPEIIGKDLGEVLDVDKLGVTISNDTDKVLSTIKPDIVCHTTLSYLKQTHDQFVQILNHGVNIVSTCEELAYPYATKEGGAYAKKLDKVAKENGVTLLGTGINPGFLMDTLPIFLTGVCTRVDDISIKRQMDAATRRVPFQKKIGAGLSVNVFRDKIATREITGHVGLEQSIQMIADAVGWELDEIKVNQVQPVVLDYDAASDAIDVPKGHNAGSMQMAYGMRGGKPLITMDFKA, from the coding sequence ATGGGTAATCCTAACAAACAGGGTAAGACTGAGCTTAAGCCGGTCAAAGTCGTGTCATATGGGATCGGTGTAATTGGGAGGCGGTTGGCGAGACACCTGCTCACTAAGAAAGGCGTGGAGATTGTAGGGGCCATCGATATCAATCCCGAAATCATAGGCAAAGACCTCGGGGAGGTCCTTGATGTCGATAAGCTGGGGGTCACCATTTCCAATGACACTGATAAGGTCTTGTCCACCATAAAACCAGATATCGTCTGCCATACAACCTTATCCTACTTGAAACAAACCCACGATCAATTCGTCCAGATACTTAATCATGGAGTGAATATCGTCTCCACCTGTGAGGAGTTAGCCTACCCCTACGCTACAAAAGAGGGAGGAGCGTACGCCAAGAAGCTTGATAAGGTGGCAAAGGAGAACGGAGTCACGTTGTTAGGGACGGGCATCAATCCAGGGTTCCTTATGGATACACTCCCCATTTTCCTAACGGGTGTTTGCACTAGAGTCGACGACATCTCCATAAAAAGGCAGATGGATGCTGCCACACGTAGGGTTCCCTTTCAGAAAAAGATCGGTGCAGGGCTCAGCGTAAATGTATTCAGAGATAAAATCGCTACTCGTGAGATAACAGGCCACGTCGGGCTTGAGCAGTCTATTCAAATGATCGCTGACGCTGTAGGCTGGGAATTGGATGAGATAAAGGTTAACCAGGTTCAACCAGTCGTCCTAGACTATGATGCTGCAAGCGATGCCATTGATGTTCCCAAGGGACACAACGCTGGCTCAATGCAGAT
- a CDS encoding FAD-dependent oxidoreductase, producing the protein MGENKNPELHKIVIIGLGTGGLYSSRAATRFNRKVKVTIIERREYDMFSPCGLPYAIGGLVESFEDLKHSVPSTRRLKKLLRHNAISIDTEEKKVQVENLATGEKKWIDYDSLILSTGSQPLILPIPGAKELLGRGVHVVTNPENAKELKNVACKSKRAVVVGGGAIGLEIAFALKELGLDIYVTKRSPPPFPRNLDPDMGKIISEALDAHGLHILFGKGIDSVNGTDQVESVTIAGETIPTDIVVMAVGVKPFSALGVDAGLETERGALLVDERMETSVKDVYAIGDCAQSFSGIDGKPSYIALATTAFKQAAVAGVNAAGGNMVFGGNIGTFVSFIGNLEVSTTGYNSATAERNGFKVITGRANMLNKPSWIPGAKNISVKLVIDAKTGRLLGGQAIGEEGAAWRMNIVALAINQRMTIQEFCTIELAYVPVLSEVYDPLLVAADIAIRRFSRAR; encoded by the coding sequence ATGGGTGAAAATAAGAACCCGGAGTTACACAAAATCGTGATAATTGGCCTTGGAACGGGTGGCCTCTATTCTTCAAGAGCTGCCACACGATTTAATCGGAAAGTCAAGGTCACGATTATAGAGAGGCGTGAATACGACATGTTCTCCCCCTGTGGGTTACCCTATGCGATTGGAGGGCTTGTCGAAAGCTTCGAAGATCTTAAACACAGTGTCCCTTCTACTAGGCGGCTCAAGAAATTACTTAGACACAACGCTATCTCCATTGACACGGAGGAAAAAAAGGTCCAGGTAGAGAATCTGGCAACTGGAGAAAAGAAATGGATTGACTATGATTCCCTTATCTTGTCCACAGGGAGCCAACCCCTTATCTTACCCATACCCGGGGCCAAAGAGTTATTGGGCCGCGGAGTACATGTGGTCACTAATCCTGAAAACGCGAAAGAGCTTAAAAACGTGGCTTGTAAATCCAAGAGAGCCGTGGTTGTAGGCGGAGGCGCTATAGGTCTAGAGATTGCCTTCGCTTTAAAAGAACTGGGATTAGATATCTACGTCACCAAAAGAAGTCCTCCCCCCTTCCCTCGGAACTTGGATCCAGATATGGGGAAGATTATCAGCGAAGCCCTGGACGCACACGGGCTACACATCCTCTTTGGGAAGGGGATCGACTCAGTTAACGGCACAGATCAAGTAGAGTCAGTAACAATTGCAGGCGAGACCATACCTACAGATATCGTGGTGATGGCAGTTGGCGTCAAGCCATTCTCTGCTCTTGGGGTGGATGCAGGTCTTGAAACCGAGAGAGGGGCTCTTCTAGTAGATGAAAGGATGGAAACCAGTGTCAAAGACGTCTACGCTATAGGAGATTGTGCCCAGTCGTTCAGCGGCATAGATGGAAAACCCTCATATATCGCCCTAGCCACGACCGCCTTCAAACAGGCGGCTGTTGCCGGCGTGAATGCTGCTGGAGGGAACATGGTCTTTGGTGGCAACATTGGCACTTTTGTTTCCTTCATCGGGAATTTGGAGGTCTCCACCACCGGGTATAACTCAGCTACTGCTGAGAGAAATGGCTTTAAGGTGATAACTGGCAGGGCGAACATGTTGAATAAACCCAGCTGGATACCGGGGGCTAAGAACATCTCTGTGAAGCTGGTGATAGATGCAAAAACAGGGAGGCTCCTCGGCGGTCAAGCAATTGGCGAAGAGGGCGCAGCCTGGAGGATGAACATCGTGGCCTTAGCAATCAATCAACGGATGACAATACAGGAATTTTGCACCATTGAGCTTGCCTACGTCCCTGTGCTATCTGAGGTCTACGATCCCTTATTGGTCGCGGCTGATATAGCAATAAGGCGATTCTCCAGGGCTCGATAG